The Coregonus clupeaformis isolate EN_2021a chromosome 13, ASM2061545v1, whole genome shotgun sequence genome includes a region encoding these proteins:
- the LOC121580077 gene encoding uncharacterized protein LOC121580077 produces MITELRVYVHASVIVRVHVCSVCIKAEAAPLRKPDRETGTTSSSQSPLLLLLLVSETGTTSSSQSPLLLLLLVSETGTTSSSQSPLLLLLLVSETGTMSSSQSPLLLLLLVSETGTMSSSQSPLLLLLLVSETGTTSSSQSPLLLLLLVSETGTMSSSQSPLLLLLLVSETGTMSSSQSPLLLLLLVSETGTTSSSQSPLLLLLLVSETGTMSSSQSPLLLLLLVSETGTTSSSQSPLLLLPLVSSSWASYFYGGTMTFNPRGTMTFNPRGTMTFNPRGTNPDGTFRLLHSKVPW; encoded by the exons ATGATTACCGAGTTACG tgtgtatgtgcatgcttcTGTGATTGTACGTGTGCACGTGTGTTCGGTGTGTATAAAAGCAgaggcagcaccattgaggaagCCAGACAGAGAGACGGGCACCACGTCTTCCTCCCAGTccccactgctgctgctgctactggtcTCAGAGACAGGCACCACGTCTTCCTCCCAGTccccactgctgctgctgctactggtcTCAGAGACAGGCACCACGTCTTCCTCCCAGTCcccactgctgctgctactactggtcTCAGAGACAGGCACCATGTCTTCCTCCCAGTccccactgctgctgctgctactggtcTCAGAGACAGGCACCATGTCTTCCTCCCAGTccccactgctgctgctgctactggtcTCAGAGACAGGCACCACGTCTTCCTCCCAGTCcccactgctgctgctactactggtcTCAGAGACAGGCACCATGTCTTCCTCCCAGTccccactgctgctgctgctactggtcTCAGAGACAGGCACCATGTCTTCCTCCCAGTccccactgctgctgctgctactggtcTCAGAGACAGGCACCACGTCTTCCTCCCAGTCcccactgctgctgctactactggtcTCAGAGACAGGCACCATGTCTTCCTCCCAGTCcccactgctgctactgctactggtcTCAGAGACAGGCACCACGTCTTCCTCCCAGTCCCCACTGCTGCTGCTACCACTGGTCTCCAGCTCCTGGGCCTCCTACTTCTACGGAGGAACCATGACCTTCAACCCCAGAGGGACCATGACCTTCAACCCCAGAGGGACCATGACCTTCAACCCCAGAGGGACCAACCCAGACGGAACCTTCAGG CTCCTGCACTCTAAGGTACcatggtaa
- the LOC121579102 gene encoding zinc finger protein 271 has translation MSKLQLLNVFITERLTTAAVEIFGSAEKTLAVYQERLTTAAVEIFVVVEKTIAEVQGENDRLRGLLLDHLGADPQQLTLPEEVVPPKQQEWSPRPGQEDPEPTQITEEQEELRTSQEEEQLQRLRSATTEVVQLIFIPPCVESDCDQDSKTDSLPTNTTEQTQSASDDEDYRVSELTSHSQPLSAVNPDSSAALSEIIVSIDEDESEELPSGSKRTRGKKGQTSQVCTEAKTTSELKAPLKSHASRRPYKCHFCPKSFISSISLKLHHKVHKGTKERLQQFLVCCKSFHCTASLKDHQQIHTGEKSLKCQECDKSFRCKYYFNKHMRTTHPGATTHSCPVYSECIRRLCSLKVHQRLHGEKPNQSSVYSTDFNTLPNYKVHQSTHTGEKPFKCPVCIKSFTSSSLLKIHQIYHTGEKSHKCKECDKCFYRNGNLVLHMRIHTGEKRYKCSVCEKCFISSSALKKHCEIEEKPCHHEVCGKSVMWKGSLTEHLNMHTGEKSSKCLVYEKGFTSSSVLKRRQPDHCGGNPEEKLSKRESHLCSDCGKSFRTISYLRVHMRTHRERELHKCSVCGKCFTSSAYFKLHQRIHTGEKQHQCNVCSKSFTLSGHLTEHMRTHTERELIKCLVCGKGFTSSSVLKCHQQNHCGEKPEKKQSEETSYLCSDCGKSFRTMSYLRVHMRTHRERELHKCPVCGKGFTWASSLKIHQRIHTGEKPYQCTVCSKSFTWKGTLIEHMKNHTGDKSHQCHVCSKRFVYSRSLSRHMMTHTGEKPFKCPVCGICCTTSSLLKCHQRIHTGVKPYLCNICSKQFTWKGGLTQHMKSHTGERPYKCPVCEKGFITSGDLTRHTRVHTGEKPFRCNDCNKCFSQISSLKSHMKNIH, from the exons ATGTCTAAACTACAGCTGTTGAATGTGTTTATCACCGAGCGGCTAACAACAGCAGCAGTGGAGATATTTGGTTCGGCGGAAAAGACGTTAGCAGTGTACCAGGAGCGGCTAACAACAGCGGCAGTTGAGATATTTGTTGTGGTGGAAAAGACGATAGCAGAGGTTCAGGGAGAGAACGACCGTCTACGGGGGCTTCTTTTAGATCATTTAGGAGCAG acccccagCAGCTAACTCTCCCTGAAGAGGTGGTTCCCCCTAAGCagcaggagtggagccccaggccggggcaggaggacccagagcccacacagattacagaggaacaggaggaactcaggaccagtcaggaggaagagcagcttcaaAGACTTAGGTCTGCTACCACAGAGGTTGTACAGTTGATATTTattcctccctgtgtggaaagtGACTGTGACCAGGACAGCAAGACAGACTCTCTACCCACCAACACAACTGAACAGACCCAATCAGCATCGGATGACGAGGACTACAGAGTATCAGAACTAACCAGTCACTCTCAACCCCTCTCTGCAGTAAATCCAGACAGTTCTGCAGCTCTGAGTGAAATCATTGTAAGTATTGATGAAGACGAGAGTGAAGAACTACCGTCAGGTTCAAAGAGAACACGGGGAAAGAAAGGACAAACCTCTCAAGTCTGCACTGAGGCCAAGACAACCAGTGAGCTGAAAGCACCACTAAAGTCTCACGCAAGCAGGAGACCATACAAGTGTCATTTCTGTCCTAAAAGCTTCATCTCATCAATCAGTCTTAAACTACACCATAAAGTTCATAAAGGTACGAAGGAGAGACTACAGCAGTTTCTTGTGTGCTGTAAATCCTTTCATTGCACAGCTTCTTTAAAAGATCATCAGCAAATTCACACAGGTGAGAAATCACTTAAGTGCCAAGAATGTGACAAATCCTTCAGATGCAAGTACTACTTCAACAAGCATATGAGGACTACTCACCCAGGTGCAACGACACACAGCTGTCCTGTGTACAGTGAATGCATTAGGAGATTGTGCAGTCTAAAGGTACACCAGAGACTTCATGGTGAGAAACCCAATCAGTCTTCTGTGTACAGTACAGACTTTAACACCTTACCCAATTATAAAGTACATCAGAgcactcacacaggagagaaaccatttaagTGTCCTGTGTGTATTAAAAGCTTTACTAGTTCAAGTCTTTTAAAAATACACCAGATATatcacacaggggagaaatcaCATAAGTGCAAAGAATGTGACAAATGCTTCTACCGAAATGGAAATCTGGTCCTCCATATGAGgattcacacaggggagaaacgaTATAAGTGTTCTGTGTGTGAAAAATGCTTTATATCATCTTCTGCTCTAAAAAAACATTGTGAAATTGAAGAGAAACCCTGTCATCATGAAGTTTGTGGCAAAAGCGTCATGTGGAAGGGAAGCTTGACAGAACACCTGAATatgcacacaggggagaaatcgTCTAAGTGCCTTGTATATGAAAAAGGCTTCACATCATCAAGTGTTCTAAAACGCCGCCAGCCGGATCACTGTGGAGGGAATCCAGAAGAAAAACTATCAAAGAGAGAGTCACACCTCTGCAGCGATTGTGGCAAAAGCTTCCGAACTATCAGTTACCTGAGAGTGCATATGAGGACTCACAGAGAGCGAGAGCTGCATAAATGTTCTGTATGTGGAAAGTGCTTCACATCATCTGCTTATTTCAAACTCCACCAGCGAATCCACACCGGAGAGAAACAACATCAGTGCAACGTTTGCAGCAAAAGCTTCACTCTGAGTGGACACCTTACAGAACATATGAggactcacacagagagagaactgattAAGTGTCTTGTATGTGGAAAAGGCTTTACATCTTCTAGTGTTCTAAAATGCCACCAGCAGAATCACTGTGGAGAGAAGCCAGAAAAAAAGCAATCTGAGGAAACGTCGTATCTCTGCAGCGATTGTGGCAAAAGCTTCCGAACTATGAGTTACCTGAGAGTGCATATGAggactcacagagagagagagctgcataAATGTCCTGTATGTGGAAAAGGCTTCACGTGGGCCTCCTCGCTAAAAATCCATCAGcggattcacacaggagagaaaccttatcaGTGCACTGTTTGTAGCAAAAGCTTCACTTGGAAGGGAACCCTGATAGAGCACATGAAGAATCACACAGGGGATAAATCACATCAGTGCCACGTCTGCAGCAAAAGGTTTGTTTATAGCAGAAGCCTGTCTCGTCATATGATGactcacacaggggagaaaccattTAAGTGTCCTGTATGTGGAATATGCTGTACAACATCAAGTCTTCTAAAATGCCACCAGCGAATTCACACCGGTGTGAAACCATACCTGTGTAACATTTGTAGCAAACAATTCACTTGGAAGGGAGGTCTGACACAACATATGAAAAGTCACACAGGTGAGAGACCATATAAGTGCCCTGTGTGTGAAAAAGGCTTTATAACATCGGGTGATCTGACACGCCACACGCGAGTTCACACGGGAGAGAAACCGTTTCGCTGCAATGATTGTAACAAATGCTTTAGTCAGATCAGTTCCCTTAAATCACACATGAAGAATATTCACTAG